Within the Streptomyces vilmorinianum genome, the region GGCTGGATGCCGTCGACCAGGCTGAGCGTCTGCGTGATGTCGTTGACGTTCGCCGCAGTGGTGATGACGTGGAGCGGTGTTCCCTTCCCGTCGCAGATCAAGTGGTGTTTGCTGCCCGCCTTCCGCCGGTCGACCGGCGACGGACCGGTCGCGGCGCCCCCGAAGACTCCGCCCTGCTGCCAGCGGGCCAGCCGTCGCCAGCAGGTCTGACCGGATCCGAACCCCAGCTCCAGCGGCAGGAGTTGCCAGGCCACATCGTTGAACAGGACGTACAAGATCCCCTGCAAACAGAGCCTGTCCGGTACCGGCCTGGGGCCTGGAGAACGCTCTGGCCAGGGTGGCAGCAGCGGTTCGATCAGTGCCGACAAGTCATCGTCCACGATCCACGGCCGAGTGCTCACTCTCTCACCAACGGCAGGATCAT harbors:
- a CDS encoding transposase, encoding MSTRPWIVDDDLSALIEPLLPPWPERSPGPRPVPDRLCLQGILYVLFNDVAWQLLPLELGFGSGQTCWRRLARWQQGGVFGGAATGPSPVDRRKAGSKHHLICDGKGTPLHVITTAANVNDITQTLSLVDGIQPVAGRPGHPRRRPESVLGDKAYVSTAVRRELRRRRIMPVISRRGAPNIKGLGKLRYVVEQTFARPPPGVVPPHAGLGTLIYWADTLVSTRDHDPSGVLNAIFPPPRA